The following proteins come from a genomic window of Desulfocurvibacter africanus subsp. africanus DSM 2603:
- a CDS encoding histidine phosphatase family protein, whose product MARHGQVIQNSPRRFIGQRDVPLDKVGRLQAETLAQALANTHLDGIWASDLSRAMDTAKPTAAGREITTVPELREICLGDWEGLTSDEVRARFPGEYERRGADFAEYRPVGGESFRDVQKRALPALERIADLRGRHLVVAHGGVNRALLCAILGLPLAQLMRLEQDYCHVNVLLRAASGWRLLGLNIPPRGPFALPLR is encoded by the coding sequence TTGGCACGTCACGGCCAGGTAATACAGAATTCTCCCAGGCGCTTCATCGGCCAGCGTGATGTGCCCCTCGACAAGGTGGGCAGGCTCCAGGCCGAGACTTTGGCCCAGGCTCTGGCAAACACGCATCTGGACGGAATCTGGGCCAGCGACCTGTCACGCGCCATGGATACGGCCAAGCCGACGGCCGCTGGACGAGAAATCACGACTGTGCCCGAGCTGCGTGAGATTTGTCTTGGGGATTGGGAAGGTCTGACCTCGGATGAGGTGCGGGCCAGATTTCCGGGCGAGTATGAACGGCGCGGAGCGGACTTTGCCGAGTACAGACCTGTGGGCGGTGAGAGCTTCCGGGATGTGCAGAAGCGAGCTCTGCCTGCCCTGGAGCGTATCGCCGACTTACGCGGCCGGCACCTCGTGGTTGCCCATGGAGGCGTCAACCGAGCACTCCTTTGCGCCATTCTGGGCCTACCGCTCGCCCAGCTGATGCGCCTTGAGCAGGATTACTGCCATGTGAATGTTCTGCTCCGCGCTGCCTCAGGCTGGCGCTTGCTGGGCCTGAATATTCCGCCCCGCGGCCCTTTCGCCCTACCTTTGCGTTAA
- a CDS encoding alpha-1,4-glucan--maltose-1-phosphate maltosyltransferase, which yields MEQRSKGNGRQRVIIENVTPRIDGGTFPAKRAVGESVEVTADIFADSHDIISARLLWKMDGDSGFAEMPMRLLGNDRWSAEFPILELTAHIYTVVAWIDQYRSWLEKAEKKHAAAQDVTVELTTGAQLVAEAADRAEGVYRDFLREHVGLLETPQSQDLGLTTARSPALLTIMDRHADRALATRYAKELRVQVDPPKAGFSTWYELFPRSAGSGGRGGSGGHGTFRDVQAWLPRIARMGFDVLYFPPIHPIGETFRKGRNNNPASEPGEPGSPWAIGNKDGGHTAINPSLGSLEDFQQLRGKARELGIDIALDMAFQCSPDHPWVREHPQWFKHRPDGTIQYAENPPKKYQDIYPLDFESEDWEKLWEALRDVFLYWCRQGVRIFRVDNPHTKPLPFWQWCIGEVKANYPETLFLSEAFTRPRIMYRLAKAGFTQSYTYFTWRNTKHELTTYMEELVRNAPRDYFRPNFWPNTPDILPEYLQYGGRPASIIRLVLAATLSSNYGIYGPVFELVEVAGRPGSEEYLDSEKYEIRQWDLQRPGTLEQFITRMNAIRREHPALQSTWNVRFLPADNEFILFYAKSDEALGETLLIVVNLDPHHTQSAWLHLPLEEYSLDPGRPFLVHDLLGEDKFIWQGERNFIELDPHVQPARIFTLRARLRSETDFDYFM from the coding sequence ATGGAGCAGCGGAGCAAGGGCAACGGGCGGCAGCGCGTAATCATAGAAAACGTCACACCTCGGATAGACGGGGGAACCTTCCCGGCTAAACGCGCTGTGGGCGAAAGCGTGGAGGTCACTGCCGACATCTTCGCCGACAGCCATGACATCATCTCGGCCAGGCTCCTGTGGAAAATGGACGGAGATTCCGGGTTTGCCGAGATGCCCATGCGGCTGCTGGGCAATGACCGTTGGAGCGCCGAATTTCCGATTCTGGAGCTGACTGCGCACATTTACACCGTGGTGGCCTGGATCGACCAATATCGGAGCTGGTTGGAGAAGGCGGAAAAGAAACACGCCGCCGCCCAGGACGTCACGGTGGAGCTGACCACAGGTGCTCAACTTGTGGCCGAGGCAGCCGATCGGGCGGAAGGCGTGTACAGGGATTTCCTGCGCGAGCACGTCGGCCTGCTGGAAACACCCCAAAGCCAGGATCTGGGCCTAACCACCGCGCGCAGCCCTGCCCTGCTGACGATCATGGACCGCCATGCCGACCGCGCCCTGGCCACCCGTTATGCCAAGGAGCTGCGCGTCCAGGTGGACCCGCCCAAGGCCGGCTTCAGTACCTGGTACGAGTTGTTCCCGCGCTCGGCCGGTTCAGGCGGACGGGGCGGATCGGGCGGCCACGGCACGTTCAGGGATGTGCAGGCCTGGCTTCCGCGCATCGCGCGCATGGGCTTCGACGTGCTCTACTTCCCACCAATCCATCCCATCGGCGAGACGTTCCGCAAGGGCAGGAACAACAACCCCGCGTCCGAACCCGGTGAGCCGGGCAGCCCGTGGGCCATCGGCAACAAGGATGGCGGGCACACTGCCATCAACCCGTCGCTGGGCTCGCTGGAGGACTTCCAACAACTGCGCGGGAAGGCACGCGAGCTCGGCATCGACATCGCCCTGGACATGGCCTTTCAGTGCTCGCCGGACCACCCGTGGGTGCGCGAACACCCGCAGTGGTTCAAACACCGGCCTGATGGAACCATTCAGTATGCCGAAAATCCGCCCAAGAAATACCAGGACATATATCCTCTGGACTTTGAAAGCGAGGATTGGGAGAAGCTGTGGGAGGCTCTGCGGGACGTGTTTCTTTACTGGTGCCGTCAGGGCGTGCGCATCTTCCGCGTGGATAATCCGCACACCAAACCATTGCCCTTCTGGCAATGGTGCATAGGCGAGGTCAAGGCGAACTATCCGGAGACCCTGTTCCTTTCCGAAGCTTTCACCCGACCCAGGATCATGTACAGGCTGGCCAAAGCCGGTTTCACCCAATCCTATACCTACTTCACCTGGCGCAACACCAAGCACGAGCTGACCACATACATGGAAGAGCTTGTGCGCAACGCGCCACGAGACTACTTCCGGCCCAATTTCTGGCCAAACACACCGGACATCCTGCCCGAGTACCTCCAGTACGGCGGCCGCCCGGCTTCCATCATCCGTTTGGTGCTTGCAGCTACATTGTCTTCCAACTACGGCATCTACGGCCCGGTTTTCGAATTGGTGGAGGTGGCCGGCAGGCCGGGCAGCGAGGAATATCTCGATTCGGAAAAGTACGAGATCAGGCAATGGGACCTGCAGCGACCCGGCACGCTGGAGCAGTTCATCACCCGCATGAACGCTATCCGTCGCGAGCACCCGGCCCTGCAGTCCACCTGGAACGTGCGCTTCCTTCCGGCGGACAACGAGTTCATCCTGTTCTATGCCAAGAGCGACGAGGCTCTCGGGGAGACGCTGCTCATCGTCGTAAATCTTGATCCGCACCACACGCAGTCCGCCTGGCTGCACCTGCCACTGGAAGAATACAGCCTCGATCCGGGCAGACCGTTTCTGGTGCACGACCTTTTGGGCGAGGACAAGTTCATCTGGCAAGGCGAGCGCAACTTTATCGAGCTCGACCCGCACGTGCAGCCTGCGCGCATCTTCACGTTGCGGGCGCGGCTGCGTAGCGAGACGGACTTCGACTACTTCATGTAA
- the treS gene encoding maltose alpha-D-glucosyltransferase — translation MPKKEVQSAHWYKDAVIYQLHIKSFCDGNSDGIGDFKGLISRLNYLENLGVTAIWLLPFYPSPLKDDGYDIADYTAVNPDYGTLADFKRFLKEAHGRDMRVITELVLNHTSDQHEWFQRARKAKPGSAARDFYVWNNTPDRYSEARIIFQDFEHSNWSWDPVARAYYWHRFYAHQPDLNYDNPKVHAAMLRALDFWFDLGVDGLNLDAVPYLYEREGTNCENLPETYGFLKKLRAHVDARHKDKLLLAQANQWPEDAVSYFGDGDACHMAFHFPLMPRMFMALEMENRYPVLDILDQTPHIPASCQWALFLRNHDDLTLEMVTDEERDYMYRIYATDPRARINLGIRRRLAPLLGNDRRKIELMNVLLMTLPGSPVLYYGDEIGMGDNYYLGDRDGVRTPMQWSADKNAGFSTANPQKLFLPVVIDPEYHYEALNVETQTVRRSSLLWWMRRLISLRTRFEVFGRGSIEFLLPDNVKVLAFVRRLEDEIVLVVANLSHHAQMVELDLPDFKWFQPEDIFSRVRFRDIGEEPYVLTLSPFAYYLFRLHPPRTTTAERTAAELPRVRAAGWESLFESREAVRELEGSVLPRFIRQQRWYGGKARHVREMRILERIPISVRNPAIILLVKVVYTEGDPEIYILPLSFAALGDAEQELPKGTLAWAEFADSRGAIYEALHNSDFLCDLLYLMAGRKRLGAREGRLQASAGRHLLQVLAGEDVSLEPRLLGAEQSNTSVLFGGSLILKLYRRTEQGIHPDLEMARFLTDKAKFAHIPPFAGAIEYRTRGGETLVLGLMQKFIPNQGDAWEHALDLAMRYFERVQELAPEARKIPPAPPATLLEAAEMQLPAPLDGVMSGASLEMAELLGKRTGQMHVALASDDQSESMRPTPFSTLYQRALFQSMQNLARGELRLLRRTLDQLPEAVRGNAKAVLALEARIIERMRGITSRRIKAQKIRIHGDYHLGQVLYTGKDFVIYDFEGEPSRPLSERRLKRSPMRDVGGMIRSWHYAAYSALLNHPSIQRDEQSDFAPWADLWYLFMGGRFLRGYLEAMRSSPLIPSDMEQLGNMLVPFMLEKAVYEMGYELNNRPDWLIIPLRGIMYLCGK, via the coding sequence ATGCCTAAAAAAGAAGTCCAGAGCGCTCACTGGTACAAGGACGCCGTCATCTACCAGCTGCACATCAAGAGCTTCTGCGATGGCAACAGCGACGGTATCGGCGACTTCAAGGGGCTCATCTCGCGGCTGAACTATCTGGAAAACCTGGGCGTCACGGCCATCTGGCTGCTGCCCTTCTATCCTTCGCCGCTCAAGGACGACGGCTACGACATCGCGGACTACACGGCCGTGAATCCGGATTACGGGACGCTGGCGGACTTCAAGCGTTTCCTCAAGGAAGCCCATGGTCGGGACATGCGCGTCATCACCGAACTGGTGCTCAACCACACCTCGGACCAGCATGAATGGTTTCAGCGAGCCCGCAAGGCCAAGCCAGGCAGCGCCGCGCGAGACTTCTACGTCTGGAACAATACGCCGGACAGGTACAGCGAAGCGCGCATCATCTTCCAGGATTTCGAGCACTCCAACTGGAGTTGGGACCCCGTGGCCAGGGCCTACTACTGGCACCGCTTCTACGCGCACCAGCCCGACCTGAACTATGACAACCCTAAGGTTCACGCGGCCATGCTGAGGGCCCTGGACTTCTGGTTCGACCTGGGCGTGGACGGCCTGAACCTGGATGCCGTACCCTACCTATACGAACGCGAGGGCACCAACTGCGAGAATCTGCCCGAGACGTACGGTTTTCTCAAAAAGTTGCGCGCGCACGTGGATGCGCGCCATAAGGACAAGCTGCTGCTGGCCCAAGCCAACCAGTGGCCCGAGGACGCCGTATCCTATTTTGGCGACGGTGACGCCTGCCACATGGCCTTTCACTTCCCGCTCATGCCGCGCATGTTCATGGCCCTGGAGATGGAGAACCGCTATCCGGTCTTGGACATTCTGGATCAGACGCCGCACATCCCCGCGAGCTGCCAGTGGGCGCTGTTCCTGCGCAACCATGACGACTTGACCCTGGAGATGGTCACGGACGAGGAGCGGGACTACATGTACCGCATCTACGCCACGGACCCGCGGGCGCGCATCAATCTGGGCATCCGCCGTCGCCTGGCTCCGCTGCTGGGCAACGACCGGCGCAAGATCGAGCTCATGAACGTGCTGCTCATGACTTTGCCTGGCTCGCCGGTCCTCTACTACGGCGACGAGATCGGCATGGGCGACAATTACTACCTGGGGGATCGCGACGGCGTGCGCACGCCCATGCAGTGGAGCGCGGACAAGAATGCGGGATTCTCCACGGCCAATCCGCAAAAGCTGTTCCTGCCGGTGGTCATCGACCCCGAATACCACTATGAAGCCCTCAATGTTGAAACACAGACCGTGCGGCGCTCGTCGCTCCTGTGGTGGATGCGCCGGCTCATCTCCCTGCGCACACGTTTCGAGGTCTTCGGCCGGGGTTCCATCGAGTTTTTGCTGCCGGATAATGTGAAAGTGTTGGCCTTTGTTCGCCGGCTGGAAGACGAAATCGTGCTCGTGGTAGCCAACCTTTCGCACCACGCCCAGATGGTCGAGCTCGATCTGCCGGACTTCAAGTGGTTTCAGCCCGAGGACATCTTCAGCCGCGTGCGCTTCAGGGACATCGGCGAGGAGCCGTACGTGCTGACCCTGTCGCCCTTCGCCTACTATCTATTTCGGCTGCACCCGCCGCGCACGACGACCGCCGAGAGGACTGCCGCGGAGTTGCCTCGGGTTCGCGCCGCAGGTTGGGAAAGCCTCTTCGAGTCCCGCGAGGCAGTACGTGAACTGGAGGGCTCGGTCCTGCCCAGGTTCATCCGTCAACAGCGCTGGTACGGCGGCAAGGCGCGCCATGTGCGCGAAATGCGCATCCTGGAGCGCATTCCCATCAGCGTGCGCAATCCGGCCATCATTCTCCTCGTGAAGGTGGTTTATACGGAAGGCGATCCGGAGATCTACATTCTGCCCCTGTCTTTTGCTGCGCTTGGGGACGCGGAGCAGGAGCTGCCCAAGGGAACCCTGGCCTGGGCCGAGTTCGCGGACAGCCGCGGGGCCATCTACGAGGCCCTGCACAACTCCGACTTCCTGTGTGACCTGCTCTACCTCATGGCTGGCCGCAAACGGCTGGGCGCGCGCGAAGGCCGGCTGCAGGCTTCCGCAGGCCGCCATCTGCTGCAGGTCCTCGCGGGCGAGGACGTGAGCCTGGAGCCCAGGCTGCTCGGCGCGGAACAGAGCAACACATCCGTCCTTTTCGGCGGTTCGCTCATTCTCAAGCTCTATCGCCGCACCGAGCAAGGCATCCATCCCGACCTGGAAATGGCCCGCTTTCTGACCGATAAAGCCAAATTCGCGCACATTCCGCCCTTTGCCGGGGCCATCGAGTACAGGACCCGCGGCGGAGAGACCCTGGTGCTCGGGCTCATGCAAAAATTCATCCCCAACCAGGGCGACGCATGGGAACACGCCCTGGATCTGGCCATGCGCTATTTCGAACGGGTACAGGAGCTTGCGCCCGAGGCCAGGAAAATTCCTCCCGCACCACCAGCCACTCTGTTGGAGGCGGCCGAAATGCAGCTGCCCGCGCCTCTTGACGGTGTCATGTCCGGAGCCAGTTTGGAGATGGCCGAACTCCTGGGCAAACGCACGGGCCAAATGCATGTGGCCCTGGCCTCGGACGACCAGTCGGAAAGCATGCGGCCCACGCCCTTTTCAACGCTCTACCAGCGGGCCCTGTTCCAATCCATGCAGAACCTGGCTCGTGGCGAGCTGCGCCTGCTGCGCCGGACCCTGGACCAGCTGCCCGAGGCCGTGCGCGGCAACGCCAAGGCCGTTTTGGCTCTCGAAGCACGCATCATCGAACGCATGCGCGGCATTACAAGCCGCAGGATCAAGGCCCAGAAGATCCGCATCCATGGCGACTACCATTTGGGGCAGGTGCTCTACACGGGCAAGGATTTCGTCATCTACGATTTCGAAGGCGAGCCGTCCCGGCCGCTCAGCGAGCGCCGCCTCAAGCGCTCACCCATGCGCGACGTGGGCGGCATGATCCGCTCCTGGCACTATGCCGCCTACTCGGCCCTGCTCAATCACCCGTCCATCCAACGGGACGAGCAATCGGACTTCGCGCCCTGGGCTGACTTGTGGTATCTGTTCATGGGCGGGCGATTCCTGCGCGGCTATCTTGAGGCCATGCGCAGCAGCCCGCTCATTCCGTCTGATATGGAGCAGCTCGGGAATATGCTCGTACCTTTCATGCTGGAGAAAGCGGTCTACGAAATGGGTTACGAGCTGAACAACCGACCCGATTGGCTGATAATCCCCCTGCGCGGCATCATGTACCTGTGCGGGAAATGA
- the glgB gene encoding 1,4-alpha-glucan branching protein GlgB, whose amino-acid sequence MHSLHHDISLLTDHDIYLFKEGRHFRLWEKLGSHFMERHGERGVLFAVWAPNAQAVSVKGDFNGWSTDEHPLRVREDGSGIWEGFITGLGQGTKYKYHIRSHFHGYRVDKADPFAVHCETPPYTASILWDIDSGQPWTDQDWMTTRHERNGLSAPMAVYEMHLGSWQRKIEEGNRSLSYREIAGPLVNYLKETGFTHIELMPVQEHPFYGSWGYQSTAYFAPTSRYGTPQDFMFLVDELHKAGIGVIVDWVPSHFPTDEHGLGYFDGTHLFEHSDPRQGFHPDWKSFIFNYDRWEVRSFLISSALFWLEKYHLDGLRMDAVASMLYLDYSRGDDWIPNKYGGRENLGAVEFLRSLNEAVYRDFPDVQTIAEESTAWPMVSRPIYVGGLGFGLKWNMGWMHDTLDYFSHEAVHRKYHHNQITFSIWYAFTENFMLSLSHDEVVHGKGSLLGKMPGDAWQKFANLRLLFGYMWAHPGKKLLFMGMEFGQGPEWNHESSLDWHQLELPAHQGVKNWLADLNRVYRDCPELHEVDFSPAGFRWVDFGDAEQSVFSFLRIDSKGREMLIVLNCTPVPRQNYRLGVPRSGFWREVLNSDAAYYGGSGWGNAGGVQATPIPSHGFFDSISVALPPLGVLFFRPEDQRPREPEHKRFVYPYPLSPEEPETEG is encoded by the coding sequence ATGCACTCACTGCATCATGACATCAGTCTGCTCACGGACCATGATATCTACCTGTTCAAAGAAGGTCGCCACTTCCGATTATGGGAGAAGCTCGGTTCGCATTTCATGGAGCGCCACGGCGAACGCGGAGTGCTCTTTGCGGTCTGGGCGCCCAATGCCCAGGCTGTGAGCGTCAAGGGCGACTTCAATGGATGGAGCACTGACGAGCACCCTCTGCGAGTGCGCGAGGACGGTTCGGGCATTTGGGAGGGCTTCATCACTGGTCTGGGACAAGGCACCAAGTACAAGTACCACATCCGCTCGCACTTTCATGGCTATCGCGTGGACAAGGCCGATCCGTTCGCCGTCCACTGCGAAACCCCGCCGTATACCGCGTCCATCCTGTGGGACATCGACTCGGGCCAGCCTTGGACAGACCAGGATTGGATGACCACGCGCCACGAGCGCAACGGCCTCAGCGCACCCATGGCCGTGTATGAAATGCACCTGGGCTCCTGGCAGCGCAAGATCGAAGAGGGCAACCGCTCCCTGAGTTACCGGGAGATCGCCGGCCCGCTGGTCAACTACCTCAAGGAAACGGGCTTCACGCACATCGAGCTCATGCCTGTGCAGGAGCATCCTTTCTACGGCTCCTGGGGCTACCAGAGCACAGCCTATTTCGCACCAACCTCGCGCTACGGCACGCCACAGGATTTTATGTTCCTGGTGGACGAGCTGCACAAGGCCGGAATCGGCGTCATCGTGGACTGGGTGCCCTCGCATTTCCCCACGGACGAGCACGGCCTGGGCTACTTCGACGGCACGCACCTCTTCGAGCACTCGGACCCGCGCCAGGGCTTCCACCCTGACTGGAAAAGCTTCATCTTCAACTACGACCGCTGGGAGGTGCGCTCGTTCCTCATCTCAAGCGCCCTGTTCTGGTTGGAAAAATATCATCTGGACGGCCTGCGCATGGATGCCGTGGCCTCCATGCTCTACCTGGACTACTCGCGCGGGGACGATTGGATTCCCAACAAATACGGAGGCCGGGAGAACCTCGGGGCCGTCGAGTTCCTGCGTTCGCTCAACGAAGCCGTATACCGCGACTTCCCGGATGTGCAGACTATCGCCGAGGAGTCCACGGCCTGGCCCATGGTCTCGCGGCCCATCTATGTCGGCGGGCTTGGCTTCGGCCTTAAGTGGAACATGGGCTGGATGCACGATACCCTGGATTATTTCTCTCACGAAGCCGTGCATCGCAAATACCACCACAACCAGATCACCTTCAGCATCTGGTACGCCTTCACCGAGAATTTCATGCTTTCCCTGTCCCATGACGAAGTCGTGCACGGCAAAGGCTCGCTGCTCGGCAAGATGCCTGGCGACGCGTGGCAGAAGTTCGCCAACCTGCGCCTTTTGTTCGGCTACATGTGGGCTCATCCGGGCAAGAAGCTCCTGTTCATGGGCATGGAATTCGGCCAGGGACCCGAGTGGAATCATGAAAGCAGTCTGGATTGGCATCAGCTGGAGTTGCCTGCGCACCAGGGCGTGAAGAACTGGCTTGCGGACTTGAACCGGGTTTACCGTGACTGCCCGGAGCTGCACGAAGTGGACTTTTCACCCGCCGGCTTCCGCTGGGTGGATTTCGGCGATGCCGAGCAGAGCGTGTTCAGCTTCCTGCGCATCGACTCCAAGGGCCGAGAAATGCTCATAGTGCTCAACTGTACGCCCGTGCCTCGACAGAACTACCGCCTAGGCGTGCCGCGGAGCGGTTTCTGGCGCGAGGTGCTTAACAGCGACGCAGCATACTACGGCGGCAGCGGCTGGGGCAACGCGGGCGGCGTGCAGGCGACGCCCATCCCGTCCCATGGGTTTTTCGATTCCATTTCAGTGGCCCTGCCGCCACTTGGAGTGCTTTTCTTCAGGCCCGAGGACCAGCGTCCGCGCGAACCCGAGCACAAGCGCTTCGTGTACCCCTATCCGCTCTCACCCGAAGAACCGGAGACCGAAGGATAG
- the treZ gene encoding malto-oligosyltrehalose trehalohydrolase — MRRERFPHPVPIGPSRTADGWSFTVWAPLASSLVLELPGSDLDPVDMRPDAEEPGYWRAEIEGLSAGSLYGFRMDRGPLRPDPASHFQPLGVHEPSALVDHEAFHWRNLAFKPLTMGEVILYELHIGAFTQEGSFQAAIARLDDLAELGVTAVEVMPVAQFPGERNWGYDGVHPYAIQNSYGGPQGFKAFVDACHGRGLAVMLDVVYNHLGPEGNYLADFGPYFSARYTTPWGLALNFDGPHSDGVRNFFVQNALFWFRHYRIDGLRLDAVHSIHDEGPHHFLRELAEARDVFAQETGRRPLLMAESHLNSPRLVEAYAQNGLGLDAMWSDDLHHSVHAFLTGERDGYYQDHGSLEHVADTLEHGFAYEGQLSAYWKRAQGVSGRHLPPQAFINFLQTHDMTGNRAGGERLSTLIGFELAKAAAALLLLTPYTPLLFMGEEYAENNPFLYFVSHGDHGLVEAVRNGRKREFADFAWNKSSAESSEPADPQDEETFQRSKLDWDKRSQGLHARMLAYYRECIRLRKLLFTLADTTPHVDKISAGTFGPDTDAAELKHGLRALATDQAGVLALDMHFQAGHLLVIFNFSATPLDRLDSLLPRAPFMTEVLSSADARWGGPEDIITGRTENILYCPPASALVLADERLASYLM, encoded by the coding sequence ATGCGTCGTGAACGCTTCCCCCATCCAGTGCCAATCGGCCCCAGCCGCACGGCTGACGGCTGGAGCTTCACGGTCTGGGCACCGCTGGCTTCCAGCTTGGTGCTGGAATTACCCGGATCGGACCTGGACCCCGTGGATATGCGACCAGACGCCGAGGAGCCGGGTTACTGGCGAGCCGAAATAGAAGGTCTGAGCGCCGGTTCCCTGTACGGCTTCCGCATGGATCGAGGCCCTCTACGACCTGACCCGGCCTCGCACTTTCAGCCGCTGGGAGTGCATGAGCCTTCGGCCCTGGTAGACCATGAGGCTTTTCATTGGCGCAACTTGGCTTTCAAGCCGCTGACCATGGGCGAGGTAATCCTTTACGAGCTGCACATCGGAGCGTTCACTCAGGAAGGTAGTTTCCAGGCCGCGATTGCCAGGCTGGACGATCTGGCCGAGCTGGGCGTGACAGCAGTGGAAGTCATGCCCGTGGCCCAGTTTCCGGGCGAGCGTAACTGGGGCTACGACGGCGTGCACCCCTATGCGATACAGAACAGCTACGGCGGTCCACAGGGATTCAAGGCCTTTGTGGACGCCTGCCATGGGCGAGGCCTGGCCGTGATGTTGGACGTGGTTTATAACCATCTGGGGCCGGAGGGAAACTATCTGGCCGATTTCGGCCCCTACTTCTCGGCGCGCTACACCACGCCTTGGGGCCTGGCCCTGAACTTCGATGGTCCGCACAGCGACGGCGTGCGCAACTTCTTCGTGCAGAATGCGCTGTTCTGGTTCCGGCATTACCGCATCGACGGATTGCGCCTGGACGCCGTGCACTCCATACACGACGAGGGACCGCACCACTTCCTGCGCGAGTTGGCCGAGGCCCGCGACGTGTTTGCACAGGAAACCGGACGGCGGCCCTTGCTCATGGCCGAGAGCCACCTGAACAGCCCCAGGCTGGTGGAAGCGTACGCGCAGAACGGTTTGGGACTGGACGCCATGTGGAGCGACGACCTCCACCATTCCGTACACGCCTTCCTGACCGGCGAGCGGGACGGCTACTACCAGGATCATGGCAGCCTCGAGCACGTCGCCGACACGCTGGAGCACGGCTTCGCCTATGAAGGACAGCTCTCGGCCTACTGGAAGCGCGCGCAAGGCGTATCAGGAAGACATCTGCCGCCGCAGGCCTTCATAAACTTCCTCCAGACGCATGACATGACGGGCAACCGGGCCGGAGGCGAACGGCTGTCGACGCTGATCGGCTTCGAGTTGGCCAAGGCCGCGGCGGCCCTGCTCCTGCTTACGCCCTACACGCCGCTCCTGTTCATGGGCGAAGAGTATGCCGAGAACAATCCTTTCCTTTACTTCGTAAGCCATGGCGACCATGGGCTAGTGGAAGCGGTGCGAAACGGCCGCAAACGGGAATTCGCCGACTTTGCCTGGAACAAATCGTCCGCCGAGTCCTCCGAGCCAGCCGACCCACAGGACGAGGAGACATTTCAGCGCTCAAAGCTTGATTGGGACAAACGCTCGCAGGGACTGCACGCGCGCATGCTGGCTTATTATCGAGAGTGCATCAGGCTGCGCAAGCTCCTGTTCACCCTTGCCGATACAACCCCCCATGTGGACAAGATATCCGCCGGGACATTCGGCCCGGATACTGACGCGGCGGAACTCAAGCATGGATTGCGCGCTCTGGCCACGGATCAGGCCGGAGTGCTGGCCTTGGACATGCACTTCCAGGCAGGCCATCTGCTGGTTATCTTCAACTTTTCGGCAACCCCTCTGGACCGGCTGGATTCCTTGCTGCCACGGGCCCCATTCATGACCGAGGTCCTGTCTTCGGCCGATGCCCGCTGGGGTGGGCCCGAGGACATCATCACCGGCCGCACGGAGAACATTCTCTACTGCCCGCCGGCCAGCGCCCTTGTTCTGGCTGATGAACGCCTGGCGAGCTACCTGATGTAG